A genomic region of Mesobacillus jeotgali contains the following coding sequences:
- a CDS encoding DUF3231 family protein: protein MGQNQIDMTATEMGFLWSTYQAETLNHCLLTYFDRIVEDPEIKELNKSSLDSCEKNIAWMKEIFEGDDFPVPAGFTESDVNPNAARLYTDPFILYFQWFIGKGNMDYSSLAINTIARDDIFSFYENLVTQATKLLNDSRKLLLSKGLWVRAPYIPMPQSVSYVKKENLLNGWIGEKRPIAGIEIAGIFYNLVTNTLGQALMTSFIQVSKKGEIHNKFVRGKEIATKHVEVLATALKQENLPVPNTWNTGITASTEPPFSEKLMLNMVSFLNAQGLANYGSALSLSIKRDIGLDFTRLAAEVADFAQDSTELLIKKGWMETPPLAPKRSN from the coding sequence ATGGGCCAGAATCAAATAGATATGACAGCGACTGAAATGGGGTTCTTATGGTCTACCTACCAGGCTGAAACCCTGAATCATTGTTTATTGACGTATTTTGACAGAATAGTTGAAGACCCTGAAATAAAAGAATTGAACAAAAGTTCGTTGGATTCCTGCGAGAAGAATATTGCCTGGATGAAAGAGATATTTGAAGGAGATGATTTTCCTGTTCCGGCGGGTTTTACTGAATCCGATGTAAACCCGAATGCGGCCAGGCTGTATACTGACCCATTTATCCTTTACTTCCAATGGTTTATAGGAAAGGGGAATATGGATTATTCATCCCTCGCCATCAATACCATTGCAAGAGATGATATTTTTTCTTTTTATGAAAATCTCGTTACCCAAGCTACGAAATTATTAAATGATTCAAGGAAGTTATTATTATCAAAAGGGTTATGGGTCAGAGCTCCTTATATACCAATGCCCCAGTCAGTAAGCTATGTTAAGAAAGAAAACCTTTTAAATGGATGGATCGGTGAGAAGCGTCCCATTGCCGGGATTGAAATTGCGGGTATTTTCTACAATCTAGTGACCAACACCCTTGGCCAGGCATTGATGACCAGCTTTATCCAGGTTAGCAAAAAAGGCGAAATCCATAACAAGTTTGTCAGAGGAAAGGAAATTGCCACAAAGCATGTGGAGGTTTTAGCGACAGCGTTGAAACAAGAGAATCTCCCAGTACCAAATACGTGGAATACGGGAATAACCGCATCGACAGAACCGCCATTCTCTGAAAAATTGATGCTCAATATGGTCAGTTTTTTAAACGCCCAGGGTTTGGCCAATTACGGCAGTGCTTTGTCGCTTTCCATAAAGCGGGATATCGGGCTGGACTTCACCAGATTGGCAGCAGAGGTGGCAGACTTCGCCCAGGATTCCACAGAACTTCTGATCAAAAAAGGCTGGATGGAAACTCCCCCGCTTGCTCCCAAAAGGAGCAATTAA
- a CDS encoding TolB family protein: MNFLLPMAVSAETPLTAAFIRDHQLWIKTGEQERQITKGRYVYSPKWSYDGRFLAYIDGDEQGGKSDLFIYDTMAKESYQPYIRVETSDFKWSPVKNQLAYTDHGLLNVTKVKGGRPQGFENVALGVSGFEWFPNGENFIVSSQSSLRPTGWGPIPLYKIPVNANLAKEKMQKFYTIQTHEPDLFGIDADYFKWSHDGKWVSFILIPTASWSMDSQTLCVLSNQGEQFQAVGKMLGYKDWFKWAPSSNQLAYISGEGRFFVENKKTRIADIPIFKEQKEYTPVGFVDLDLEWYSQNQVIVARAKENKEWTEGPVPTMYTALYEINIKTEEQKQITFPKKNELDIDPQMADQHLAWFRKNPNDVQGDVWVKEGLSGEEYKWIKNVDSAPVFLIVKEKK, from the coding sequence ATGAATTTTCTTTTACCAATGGCAGTTAGTGCAGAAACCCCGCTCACGGCTGCGTTTATCCGTGATCATCAGCTATGGATCAAAACAGGGGAACAGGAAAGGCAAATTACAAAAGGGCGGTATGTGTATTCCCCGAAATGGTCATATGATGGACGTTTCCTTGCCTATATTGATGGAGATGAACAAGGGGGAAAATCGGATTTATTCATTTATGATACCATGGCTAAAGAAAGCTACCAGCCTTATATAAGGGTTGAAACATCTGACTTTAAATGGTCACCGGTAAAAAATCAGTTAGCCTATACGGACCATGGATTATTGAACGTGACAAAAGTGAAGGGTGGCCGCCCGCAGGGTTTCGAGAATGTTGCACTGGGGGTAAGCGGGTTCGAATGGTTTCCGAATGGTGAAAATTTTATTGTTTCCTCGCAATCCAGTTTGCGTCCTACCGGGTGGGGACCAATCCCGCTCTATAAGATCCCGGTCAATGCGAATCTTGCAAAGGAAAAAATGCAGAAATTTTATACGATCCAAACACATGAACCAGACTTGTTTGGTATTGATGCTGACTATTTTAAGTGGAGCCATGATGGAAAATGGGTCAGTTTTATTCTGATTCCTACGGCTTCCTGGTCGATGGACAGCCAAACATTATGTGTCCTGTCAAACCAAGGAGAACAATTTCAGGCAGTAGGAAAAATGCTGGGATACAAGGACTGGTTCAAGTGGGCACCATCCTCCAACCAGCTGGCCTATATTTCAGGTGAAGGAAGATTTTTTGTTGAAAACAAGAAGACCAGAATCGCTGACATACCGATTTTTAAGGAACAGAAGGAATACACACCCGTGGGTTTTGTAGACCTTGATTTGGAATGGTACTCACAGAATCAAGTAATCGTCGCCCGTGCAAAAGAAAACAAGGAGTGGACAGAAGGCCCTGTCCCAACGATGTACACGGCACTGTATGAAATCAATATCAAAACCGAGGAGCAAAAACAAATCACTTTTCCGAAAAAGAATGAACTTGATATAGATCCACAAATGGCTGACCAGCATCTTGCCTGGTTTCGAAAGAATCCGAATGATGTGCAGGGCGATGTATGGGTGAAGGAAGGCTTGAGTGGGGAAGAGTATAAATGGATCAAGAACGTTGATTCCGCTCCGGTGTTTTTGATTGTAAAAGAAAAGAAATGA
- a CDS encoding YuzF family protein, producing MMMRNGMYSQGTQNGPMNVVVVEPYVYAALHNLIGKRVVLDTTRGSVSGIVMDAKPDHVAIKEHDSTFFVRIREIVWVMPEN from the coding sequence ATGATGATGCGCAATGGAATGTATTCACAGGGAACACAAAACGGACCTATGAATGTGGTGGTAGTTGAGCCATATGTATATGCAGCTCTTCATAATCTTATCGGGAAAAGAGTCGTTCTGGATACAACACGTGGTTCAGTTAGCGGAATTGTAATGGATGCCAAGCCGGACCATGTGGCGATAAAGGAGCATGATTCCACATTTTTTGTCCGGATACGTGAAATCGTTTGGGTTATGCCGGAGAATTAA
- a CDS encoding toast rack family protein, with product MKKMIGFGLAALSAVLILSGCNNTILANNESDDEIVVEKDRAKELEVVLNFGAGKMDVAGGADEWINGNAIYEPKKMKPEVSYDLSGKVGKVDISQPDHFKLGKMKNEWDLKISEDVPVDLVVNAGASDTDLDLKGIQLSNLEVNAGVGEITVDLGGEWKESFDARISSGVGKMTVILPKDTGVRVHAQKGIGSSSFENLISKGDGVYVNEAYEDAKVKIDLDADLGVGEVTFKTEK from the coding sequence ATGAAAAAAATGATCGGTTTTGGTTTGGCGGCCTTATCGGCTGTATTAATTCTGTCAGGATGTAATAATACGATTCTTGCTAATAACGAAAGTGATGATGAAATTGTCGTTGAGAAGGATCGGGCAAAAGAGCTTGAGGTTGTTCTGAATTTTGGCGCCGGGAAAATGGATGTTGCGGGCGGTGCAGATGAATGGATAAATGGTAATGCAATCTATGAACCTAAAAAAATGAAACCCGAAGTCTCATATGATCTAAGCGGGAAAGTCGGGAAGGTGGATATCTCTCAGCCAGATCATTTTAAACTTGGAAAGATGAAGAATGAATGGGATCTGAAAATCAGCGAAGATGTTCCAGTGGATCTTGTCGTGAATGCAGGGGCATCAGACACGGATCTTGACTTGAAAGGAATTCAACTTTCCAACCTTGAAGTGAACGCAGGTGTTGGTGAAATAACCGTGGATCTCGGAGGAGAATGGAAAGAAAGCTTTGATGCCCGTATTTCATCGGGAGTAGGAAAGATGACCGTTATCCTTCCAAAAGATACAGGAGTAAGAGTACACGCACAAAAAGGCATCGGTTCCTCATCCTTTGAAAACTTAATTTCAAAAGGAGACGGCGTCTATGTAAATGAAGCCTACGAAGATGCAAAAGTAAAGATTGATTTGGATGCAGACTTAGGTGTCGGCGAAGTAACATTTAAAACGGAAAAATAA
- a CDS encoding EthD family reductase — protein MAKIIVTYDQPKDQEGFEKHYHEVHIPLVQKVPNLKGAEVHRVLQSMYTEEKLYLIAELQFESPEVLTQALATPEFQEVQGDVKNLVAYLNKPPVVAIVD, from the coding sequence ATGGCGAAAATCATTGTTACTTATGACCAACCGAAAGACCAAGAAGGTTTTGAAAAGCACTACCATGAGGTTCATATTCCACTTGTTCAGAAAGTGCCAAATTTAAAAGGTGCAGAGGTTCATCGTGTACTACAATCCATGTATACTGAGGAGAAATTATACTTGATTGCTGAACTGCAGTTTGAAAGTCCGGAAGTTTTGACACAGGCGCTGGCAACACCAGAATTCCAGGAAGTGCAGGGAGATGTAAAAAATCTAGTAGCCTATCTTAATAAGCCCCCAGTAGTAGCGATTGTGGATTAA
- a CDS encoding YibE/F family protein — protein MNALVVLAAILFILMALIGRGKGVRSFLAIFFNFIVIFIAVIFMNDPNANPIIITLVACIFISVINLFYINEVSKKTKTAFIATVISTVVLLLFIFIIADRARIQGFGEEEIQELGMFSLHIGVDFVKIAVSVIIMSTIGAITDAAIAISSPMREIHYHNPDISRQDLFKSGLSIGKDILGTSTNTLFFAFFGSYLALLIWFKDLSYSAGEIINSKIFSAEMITILCAGIGVTLVIPITSWITAYFLVARK, from the coding sequence ATGAATGCTCTAGTTGTGTTGGCTGCCATTTTATTTATCTTGATGGCTCTGATTGGAAGAGGCAAAGGCGTCCGCTCTTTTTTGGCAATCTTCTTCAATTTCATCGTGATCTTCATCGCCGTCATTTTCATGAATGACCCAAATGCAAATCCGATTATTATTACGCTGGTCGCCTGTATTTTCATCAGCGTCATCAACCTTTTTTACATCAACGAAGTGAGCAAGAAGACAAAAACTGCGTTTATCGCAACGGTGATTTCAACGGTAGTTTTGCTTTTGTTTATTTTTATCATTGCGGACCGGGCAAGAATCCAGGGCTTTGGTGAAGAAGAGATCCAGGAGCTTGGCATGTTCTCCCTTCATATTGGGGTGGATTTCGTTAAAATTGCCGTATCGGTCATCATCATGAGCACGATTGGCGCAATAACGGATGCTGCGATTGCGATTTCCTCCCCGATGCGGGAAATCCATTATCATAACCCGGACATCAGCAGACAGGATCTGTTCAAATCAGGGCTTAGCATCGGCAAGGATATTTTAGGGACCAGCACCAATACGTTATTTTTCGCCTTTTTCGGAAGTTACCTTGCCCTGCTGATCTGGTTCAAAGACCTGTCCTATTCAGCAGGAGAAATCATCAATTCAAAAATCTTCAGCGCAGAAATGATCACGATCCTCTGCGCAGGAATTGGCGTAACACTTGTGATTCCGATTACCTCCTGGATTACCGCCTATTTTTTAGTGGCCAGAAAGTGA
- a CDS encoding GNAT family N-acetyltransferase produces MMPIRYELVPDDQISLVKHLCNELMIYQKSLATFRPELFDGMSFETRMVPSVKNAKANHIIAAMDGDEMVGYVYSNVSPKEVYSSAFATFFDMDSVKGNDVGCLSQFYIKEGYRSMGIGSVLFEKSKEWLDSLDDIQDQFIYVSNGNDAALNFYKSKGFKVSHQILDGFITVLRNT; encoded by the coding sequence ATGATGCCAATCCGTTACGAGCTTGTTCCTGATGATCAGATTAGCCTGGTAAAACACCTTTGCAATGAGTTGATGATCTATCAAAAATCACTAGCCACTTTTCGCCCGGAGCTCTTTGATGGCATGAGCTTTGAAACGAGAATGGTCCCCTCCGTTAAAAACGCGAAGGCGAATCATATCATTGCCGCGATGGATGGTGATGAGATGGTCGGATACGTGTATAGCAATGTTTCGCCAAAAGAAGTTTATTCAAGTGCTTTTGCTACTTTCTTTGATATGGATTCCGTAAAAGGAAATGATGTCGGCTGCCTTTCGCAGTTTTATATAAAAGAAGGATACCGCAGCATGGGCATCGGGTCGGTACTGTTTGAAAAATCCAAGGAATGGCTGGATTCCCTGGATGATATTCAAGACCAGTTCATCTATGTATCCAACGGGAATGATGCCGCCCTGAACTTTTACAAAAGTAAAGGCTTTAAAGTAAGCCATCAAATTCTGGATGGATTCATTACGGTTCTTAGAAATACATAA
- a CDS encoding M48 family metallopeptidase, with amino-acid sequence MTVQEFETLVNKLEKQASANPKLYRFKVIMLTGLGFGYVALFLSLFLVLMGISIAMIADGNFTFGNVKVLLLTGTLSFFIIKALIVKMEMPDGYYLQREEAPKLFEMIDTLRLRLNTPQIDAIVLDSEFNASVAQISAYGMFGKKRNVLVIGIPLLSTLSQEQFTAVLAHELAHISNSDTALGAKIYRLRMSWGRLLHSLEENEQFGTFIFKKFFQWFYPRFDAYTFAMARQEEYDADRSAALATSSPAMGEALTVISVAAPYYYRDFYSELFEECAKTNSVPQPYSNFTEKFQSLTDQKATEYFNEQLAEESYMTDTHPCLSDRLAALGVEAALPKKQQESALDYFFAYPGRIISDFNKMWIDYNQDNWKEEIENFNESKQRFEELSNKPVATLEELLEKAYLTVEFNSLEAAIPLYVEIAEKHSEDPRTAGALLTLGEHYLESKDTADKGIKLIHLAMSYDWELRLPGLDLLCGYYYDTEQSELFEKTRDELVKWEEIVEASNEECDFIQPTDHFITHDKNSKEILAGINQLAQYREITNAYLVKKQLTSIPERKQYVLGLDLSLPKSTDLDEAEEALYEKYINNLGEFEDTCVIILNDKKDLRKNLMNVGNSLIYSVSDTEQAS; translated from the coding sequence ATGACAGTTCAAGAGTTTGAAACGTTGGTGAACAAGCTTGAAAAGCAGGCATCTGCCAACCCGAAGCTTTACAGATTCAAAGTCATTATGCTTACTGGACTTGGTTTTGGTTATGTTGCATTATTTTTGTCGTTGTTTTTAGTTTTGATGGGCATTTCAATTGCGATGATTGCTGATGGGAATTTTACCTTTGGAAATGTGAAAGTCCTGCTCTTGACAGGAACCTTGTCATTCTTCATTATCAAGGCCCTGATTGTGAAAATGGAAATGCCTGATGGGTATTACCTGCAACGGGAGGAAGCTCCCAAGTTGTTCGAGATGATTGATACTTTGCGCCTTAGATTGAATACACCACAGATCGATGCGATTGTCCTGGATAGTGAATTTAATGCCTCAGTCGCACAAATTTCAGCATATGGGATGTTCGGAAAAAAGCGGAACGTCCTTGTAATCGGAATCCCGCTTCTATCGACACTTTCCCAGGAACAATTTACGGCAGTCCTTGCCCATGAGCTTGCTCATATTTCTAATTCTGACACTGCTCTTGGCGCGAAAATATACCGTTTGAGAATGAGCTGGGGGCGTCTATTGCACTCATTGGAGGAAAATGAACAATTCGGCACGTTCATCTTCAAAAAGTTCTTCCAGTGGTTTTATCCAAGGTTTGACGCCTATACATTCGCGATGGCCAGGCAGGAAGAATACGATGCAGACCGTTCTGCAGCCTTAGCAACATCCTCGCCAGCAATGGGCGAAGCCTTGACTGTGATCTCTGTGGCTGCTCCATATTACTATCGTGATTTTTACAGTGAATTGTTTGAAGAATGCGCAAAGACCAACAGTGTCCCTCAGCCATATTCGAATTTCACTGAAAAGTTCCAGTCACTTACTGATCAAAAAGCAACCGAATATTTCAATGAACAGCTAGCTGAGGAAAGTTATATGACGGACACTCACCCTTGTTTAAGCGATAGACTTGCTGCACTTGGAGTAGAAGCCGCATTGCCGAAAAAACAACAGGAATCTGCGCTTGACTATTTCTTCGCTTATCCTGGTCGAATAATCAGTGATTTTAATAAAATGTGGATTGATTACAATCAGGATAACTGGAAAGAAGAGATTGAAAACTTTAATGAATCAAAGCAGCGATTCGAAGAGTTATCCAACAAACCAGTTGCCACCCTTGAAGAACTGCTGGAAAAAGCCTATCTGACAGTCGAATTCAATAGTCTGGAAGCAGCGATTCCATTATATGTGGAGATTGCTGAAAAGCATTCTGAAGATCCGCGAACTGCAGGGGCGCTATTGACGTTGGGAGAGCATTATTTAGAGTCAAAAGACACTGCAGACAAAGGAATCAAGTTGATCCACCTTGCTATGTCCTATGATTGGGAATTGCGTTTGCCAGGACTTGATCTGTTATGCGGCTACTATTATGACACTGAACAAAGCGAGTTATTTGAAAAAACGAGAGATGAACTGGTGAAGTGGGAAGAAATCGTAGAAGCTTCTAATGAAGAGTGCGATTTTATCCAGCCAACAGACCACTTTATCACTCATGACAAAAATAGCAAAGAAATACTCGCAGGCATAAACCAGCTTGCACAGTACAGGGAAATTACAAATGCTTATCTTGTAAAAAAGCAACTCACTTCGATTCCAGAGCGTAAACAGTATGTGCTAGGACTTGACCTGTCACTTCCGAAAAGTACAGATTTAGATGAAGCTGAAGAGGCTTTATATGAAAAATATATTAATAATCTCGGAGAGTTCGAGGATACATGCGTCATCATCCTGAATGATAAGAAGGATTTACGAAAAAACTTGATGAACGTAGGAAATTCTCTAATTTATTCTGTATCTGATACAGAACAAGCATCTTGA
- a CDS encoding SDR family NAD(P)-dependent oxidoreductase — protein MNDKIVVITGANSGIGKAAAIKFGNEGYTVVMACRNLERSKIAQQEIIEATKNPQIDLLQLDISSFKSIHQFSTVLKDKYPKLDILIHNAAYLNHGEKNYLLSQDGIELSFATNTVGPFLLTRQLVGMLEKSGDARVLHACTTNIRHFFDPKRKIEFDNLQGEFKDERPFNAYKMYGDTKMALLLMTFKMAEELKEHRISVNAVQISAIKLSRETIEKFQSGWKFAARIQNVFSAPRESMADTYFHICTSEEFKSVTGKFINDKRKVMEPSHYSNGLAQDIKQLMDQNVYPKYADNPENIERVWDLCVSMTSNPVSRV, from the coding sequence ATGAACGATAAAATCGTGGTCATTACAGGAGCGAATTCTGGTATTGGCAAGGCGGCAGCCATCAAGTTTGGCAATGAGGGGTACACCGTAGTAATGGCTTGCCGCAACCTTGAGAGAAGCAAAATCGCCCAACAGGAAATAATTGAAGCGACCAAGAATCCGCAAATTGATTTACTGCAGCTAGACATCTCTTCATTCAAATCCATCCACCAATTTTCCACAGTGCTCAAAGACAAATATCCAAAACTGGATATTCTGATTCACAATGCGGCTTATTTAAATCACGGGGAGAAAAACTACTTGCTAAGCCAGGATGGCATCGAGCTTTCTTTTGCCACGAATACCGTGGGCCCATTCCTGCTCACCAGGCAATTGGTTGGGATGCTTGAAAAATCGGGGGATGCCCGAGTGCTGCATGCCTGCACGACCAATATCAGGCATTTTTTCGATCCGAAAAGGAAAATTGAGTTCGACAACCTCCAGGGAGAATTCAAAGACGAAAGGCCATTCAACGCCTATAAGATGTACGGAGATACCAAAATGGCCTTGTTGCTGATGACATTTAAAATGGCCGAAGAATTGAAAGAACACCGGATCAGCGTCAATGCCGTGCAAATTTCGGCTATTAAATTATCGAGAGAAACCATTGAAAAATTTCAATCAGGCTGGAAATTCGCGGCAAGGATTCAGAATGTGTTCAGCGCACCTCGTGAATCCATGGCCGACACCTACTTCCACATATGCACTTCAGAAGAGTTTAAGAGTGTGACAGGCAAATTCATCAACGATAAAAGGAAGGTGATGGAGCCATCACATTATTCCAATGGACTGGCACAGGATATCAAGCAATTAATGGATCAGAATGTATATCCAAAATATGCAGACAATCCGGAGAATATCGAGAGAGTCTGGGATCTGTGTGTCAGCATGACGAGTAATCCTGTAAGCAGGGTATAG
- a CDS encoding TspO/MBR family protein, protein MGRFFLNLTATVLVVLVNALANILPINGQTTGEISNRLNVLFTPAGYVFGIWGLIYFLLFIWTIRQFPASRRNLPIYEKATPLYVLSSVLNIAWILLWHYEFFLLTVLVMIGLLLTLIRLYHLIKNEDHSLWDLLPFSVYLGWISVATIANISYYLKDIGWNGFGLSDVTWTLIMLVVATLLAFYFQRKNEDHIYPLVFVWAFIGIGVKNAASHSIVSTTSYVLSAFILMMIFFRLFKKH, encoded by the coding sequence ATGGGACGTTTTTTCTTGAATCTGACTGCCACAGTGCTCGTCGTGCTGGTCAATGCGCTTGCTAATATCCTTCCGATCAACGGGCAGACGACGGGGGAAATATCCAATAGACTGAATGTGTTGTTCACTCCGGCTGGATATGTTTTTGGGATATGGGGATTGATTTATTTCTTATTGTTTATTTGGACAATCAGGCAGTTTCCCGCTTCAAGGAGGAATTTGCCGATTTACGAAAAAGCTACCCCGCTTTATGTACTGAGCTCTGTCCTTAATATCGCCTGGATCCTTTTATGGCATTACGAGTTTTTCCTTTTGACGGTATTGGTGATGATTGGTTTGCTGTTGACCCTAATCAGGCTTTATCATCTCATCAAAAATGAAGACCATTCATTGTGGGATCTTCTTCCCTTTTCTGTCTACCTCGGCTGGATCAGCGTCGCGACCATTGCCAATATCAGCTATTACTTGAAGGATATAGGTTGGAATGGATTCGGTCTGTCGGATGTCACCTGGACACTGATCATGCTCGTGGTCGCCACACTCCTGGCTTTTTACTTTCAGCGGAAAAATGAGGATCATATCTATCCGCTCGTATTCGTCTGGGCCTTTATTGGAATCGGTGTGAAGAATGCTGCCTCCCACTCGATAGTCAGCACCACTTCCTATGTCCTGTCCGCATTCATATTGATGATGATATTTTTCAGGCTGTTTAAGAAGCACTGA
- a CDS encoding carbohydrate kinase family protein: MKKQGITSLGEVIVDFIATDSSNTAFQRLLGGATVNVAVGVSRHGIPSYYLCKLGRDETSTFVEGELKKEKIDLSFSSYHSDKRICSVYIHLNQHGERYFHAYVNETPDEWITSEELDKKPFMNSKIFYFGSGTLFHPIARKTTEQALQYAKEEKLLKAFDTNIRLKRWESENQCRETILSFVKQADIVKMTEDELHFLTENKGLEHLTKMEIPFLFITKGKDGAYAIHDNTMVHVPGIPVKAVDTTGAGDAFMAALLSCFHDRGIPKNEAELMDYTEFANKAGARSATKLGAL, translated from the coding sequence TTGAAAAAACAGGGGATTACATCACTGGGCGAAGTAATCGTTGATTTTATTGCAACAGATTCCTCCAATACAGCGTTCCAGCGATTGTTAGGGGGAGCTACTGTTAATGTAGCAGTTGGGGTCAGCCGACATGGCATTCCCTCGTATTATTTATGCAAGCTGGGAAGGGATGAAACGAGTACATTTGTAGAGGGAGAGTTAAAGAAGGAGAAAATTGATCTTTCCTTTAGTTCCTATCATTCAGATAAAAGAATCTGCTCTGTTTATATTCACTTGAATCAGCATGGAGAACGGTACTTTCATGCTTACGTTAATGAAACCCCAGATGAGTGGATCACCTCGGAAGAACTTGATAAAAAGCCGTTTATGAATAGTAAAATCTTTTACTTTGGATCCGGCACTCTTTTTCATCCAATAGCAAGGAAAACAACTGAGCAAGCTCTTCAATATGCAAAAGAAGAGAAACTGCTAAAAGCCTTTGATACAAATATCCGGTTGAAACGATGGGAAAGTGAGAATCAGTGTAGAGAAACGATCCTATCTTTTGTTAAACAGGCTGATATCGTAAAAATGACTGAGGATGAATTGCATTTTTTAACCGAAAATAAAGGATTGGAACACCTAACAAAAATGGAGATTCCTTTTCTTTTTATCACAAAAGGAAAAGACGGCGCGTATGCCATTCATGATAATACGATGGTGCATGTTCCCGGAATTCCGGTCAAAGCAGTGGACACAACAGGTGCCGGCGACGCATTCATGGCCGCCCTTTTATCTTGTTTTCATGACAGAGGGATTCCTAAAAACGAAGCTGAATTGATGGATTATACGGAGTTTGCCAATAAAGCCGGAGCGAGATCGGCCACTAAGTTGGGAGCTTTGTAA
- a CDS encoding YibE/F family protein: MLNPFSNLLKKKQLLFLSLFVLFIAATIVFVHHNHFLYERTIVKVLETEVVEKTEVINPLDNKDHLFTQQLTAEIKNGEEKGELIYLVNEFSTSKAYDHEFEAGDELFVDIDSPREDTGELQGTIKDVKRDKYLMYVAWVFVLVLLIVGRKQGLFSIISLVINALLLSYALDIYLNNPHWSLLLICSVAVVLFTVISLLLVNGFNEKTYAAVIATLLGTFASLFIVWLVLWGTSEKGLRYEELQFITRPYHAVFLAGLFLGSLGAIMDVAITMSSSIFHMFEKNNNIAVKALIKSGMEIGKDIMGTMTNILFFVYVSGSIPILILYFKNGSPLGFALSMNLSLEMARALAGGIGIVLTIPIGLYVTIFFINRKRAGL, translated from the coding sequence ATCTTGAATCCATTCAGCAACCTACTTAAAAAGAAGCAATTGCTTTTCCTATCCCTTTTTGTCCTATTCATTGCTGCGACCATTGTCTTTGTCCATCATAATCATTTCCTGTATGAACGCACGATTGTGAAGGTTCTGGAGACAGAAGTCGTTGAAAAGACAGAAGTGATAAATCCGCTCGATAATAAAGACCATCTATTCACTCAGCAGTTAACTGCTGAAATAAAAAATGGCGAAGAGAAGGGCGAGCTCATTTATCTGGTGAATGAATTCTCTACTTCGAAAGCGTATGACCATGAATTCGAGGCCGGCGACGAATTATTCGTCGATATTGATTCGCCCAGAGAGGATACAGGAGAATTACAGGGTACCATCAAAGACGTGAAACGCGATAAATACCTTATGTATGTGGCATGGGTGTTTGTTCTTGTGTTATTGATTGTCGGCAGGAAGCAAGGTCTGTTTTCGATCATCAGCCTGGTGATCAACGCCCTTCTGCTTTCGTATGCATTGGATATTTATCTAAACAACCCCCATTGGAGCCTGTTGCTGATCTGCAGTGTGGCTGTTGTTCTTTTTACCGTGATTTCCTTATTGCTCGTGAATGGCTTCAATGAAAAAACCTATGCCGCCGTCATTGCAACGCTCCTGGGGACTTTTGCCTCCCTGTTCATCGTCTGGCTTGTCCTATGGGGAACATCGGAAAAAGGGCTGCGCTACGAAGAGCTACAATTTATTACCCGGCCGTACCATGCGGTGTTTTTGGCCGGATTGTTCCTTGGATCCCTTGGAGCTATCATGGATGTCGCGATTACGATGTCTTCTTCGATATTCCATATGTTCGAAAAGAACAATAACATAGCCGTTAAGGCGCTTATCAAATCGGGTATGGAAATCGGCAAGGACATCATGGGCACGATGACGAATATCCTGTTCTTTGTTTATGTCAGCGGTTCGATTCCGATCCTGATTCTTTATTTTAAAAATGGCTCTCCATTGGGCTTTGCTCTTTCCATGAACCTTTCGCTTGAAATGGCGAGGGCATTGGCAGGCGGGATTGGAATCGTTTTGACCATCCCAATCGGCCTCTATGTGACGATCTTTTTTATCAATAGAAAGAGGGCTGGATTATGA